From the Triticum urartu cultivar G1812 chromosome 4, Tu2.1, whole genome shotgun sequence genome, the window ACAAATTGTTAATCAACAGAACACATTCAGGACAATCAGGTATCATTATTGAGGCATTGTGTAACTGAATGACTGTGATCCCATGGATTGAAAAGGGGAAGACAAGCCTTGGTTTGAAATCGCTCCCATGACTGAATAACTGAATGACTGTGATCACATAGAATGAACAGCCACGTCAAAAAGTATGCAAAGCAAAGCATGCCATGCTGAAAGGAGAAAATGGAAACCTAAATGGGCTGCCTAAAGAAGAACACACATGGCATAAACATGTCCTTGGCCGCACAGCAATGGAAAGGAGAGCAGAGAAAAGCAGAACAAAGGCAGGAAATGAAACATGAATGAGCAAAGAAAATCAGAGAGCTTGCTGTGAATGTGGCATCAACGAAAAGCGGGCATGATAGAGAAAAGAAGATAGTAGCAGAAAATAATGATAAAAAAACCTACTTGTTGCAAGTACAACATAGCATGTAAAATCAGCTAGATGTGAGGGCTCATGGTGGGAGACCAGAATGAGAGTAAAGTCAAACAGTTGCAGTAGGAAAACACAGGGGTGCCATTTCCATTTCATTAGTAAAGCCAATTTATGAGTAAATGTAAATGCAACACATATCTTCCTCTCTCGTACTCATGCAATATCCGCAAGTTTACTCAGacaaataaataagaagaaacaaaatgATGTTAAACAGGCACTGCATATTAACATGAAGAGTGTGGGATGGGATGTGACAACAACTCATAGAGGGCATCTATGCATGCAAATGTTTCCCATAGCTCTTCGTTTTTAATGCAGCACAAACACAGAATCTCCACTTCCCGAGGCAAACATTCACAAGGTAACAAAGCCAAAGGTTTTGTTTGTGGGAACAATAGCATAGGTACTAATCTTGTTCCATATTTTAAAACCCACTGCGCCCAATTGTACTAGTGATGCATAAATCGACTAATAGGAGGCACGCATGCTATTATTTGCAATCTTTAATTTCATAAATATTGATAGGGAAACTAGACTGCCAAACTAAAATATTTATACACTAAATCAAGTGTTAGAGATAAGGGACTTCAACAAAGAAGATACAAAATTAAAGAAAAGGAAATGGTGATCAAGAAGTATTGCTCAGCAGACATGTGTAAACTTGTAAACTATAGCATATGGCTATGTTTTTAAGGCGACGCTTTGCTTTAAGGCGCTGGGGGGGCGCCTCGACGCCTAGGCGCCTAAAGCGGACGCCTAGGCGCCTAAAGCGGACATATTTGCAAAGCGCTGGAGGGGCGCCTCGACGCCTAGGCGTCGCCTAGGCGTCGCCTTAGAGACGCCTTAAAAACATAGGCATATGGCATGCATGCTTAAGAAAGCAGTCAACTGTCACCGCAGAACAGTGCATCTTGGAAGGCTGCTAATTCATTTATGGATCAGCGTCAACTTCTTCTATGCTGAACCATTTGCTTCAAATCAGAAGTGCACACAGTAAACATGAAATAGCAATAATACTACCTCAGATCTCAGGCTTATGTTGGTACGGGTAACAGGGAGCCAGACCACAACGCGCTACAAGGCTGTTTGGTTTAAGGGATAGCCTTATACAGGGAGATCTAGGCCCATTATGGGTAATCCCATGTTTTCATGTCATGGCCCTTGTCTCCATCGTTTATTGGCATGGCATAACATCGGTGCATTGCTACGGAACCGCAAAAATGATTCAGTTGTATTGGATTAGTAGTATATAACAACCAATGCACGTGCAACACTGCAGAGAAGAAACTCAAACTCAATCAAGCAGCCAACACTGCACTTGCGTAACTGCGGTAGCAATGAGAGCACCattgcaacaacaacaacaacaacaacaacaacaacaaagcctttagtcccaaacaagttggggtaggctagagatgaaacccataagatctcacGACCAACTCATGGTCcgggcacatggatagcaagcttccacgcacccctgtccatagctagttcTTTGGTGAGCACCATTGCAAGCTATGTTTTTTTTTCTCTTCAAATTGGAGGGGTCTTGTGGGTTCTAGATGACTGAGGGAGATTGGGGTGGAGTGGGGGAGTGAACTCACCACCACCACTAACTCCAATTTATAAGATAGTAGAGACTATGGTCATGACTCATGAGGAATGCCGCTCTGAAGGAAAAAACAATTCCACTCTATAAACGGAACAAGGACTATCCTGTTTCAAATCTAGACCTAATGTTCCTGTTTCGCTTGAGTAGTGAAATATTTGATCCATCACTAACTCCTCACGGCATCCACATGGTTATAATGCAATCAAAGACCAGTCATGAACAAAATAAAAACATTActtgagaatcccatgataaaaACTAGTAGAATTTTCCACAAATCAAGTAGGCTAGTGTGTGGTACTTCATGGTGGCACAGGCAAGGGAAGTCCTAGTTGAGGGTTTATAGAACAACAACCGAAGTTTGTATGATGACCAAATCTTACAGCCCAACGAAAGCACAAATAGATTACTTACCAAATCCTCCCAGAAACGCCCAGAAACAGCCTTCTTGAACCGTATAATCCACTTGCCACCATTCCGATTTGCAGGATCCTGCCCAGTCAAATGCATTAACCACTAGAAGCATGGGTAGACATGACACCAATACTAAACACAGCCATGACTGAAAAAACAACAGCTTGTTCCGAGCAATACCTCCCAGAGTGGACGGACACCCTCTTTGAAAAGATGCAGGTCCGTGGGGCTCGGGAGGGAGGACGGGCGTGCGAGGTGGCAGTAGCAAACCCAGAACGACTCGACCTAAAGCCATCCAATTCCAAACAGCAACATCAATCAGTAAGCTCCACTGACAGAAGTAAGAAAAAACCCTGGAAACAATCTGCTGTGCCGGAGACACGTACAGTGCTGAAATCGACGATCTTTTTGATGTTGTCCTCGTACGACTGCGACCTCGTCCCGGGCGTCCGGCGGGTGTACCAGAGCACGAGCTTGCGCTGCGGACAACAAGGGCTATTACATCCGGCTTTCTCTGAGATTCAAAGGTTTGGCATTTCTGGAACGGGAAACGGGGAAAAGGTTTAGATCTAGCGGCGGGGGGCGGGTCTTACCCTAAGGGGATGGAGGCCGGCCTTGAGCTCGCGGCTGCGGCGCTCGCtctcctccgcctccgcctcgtcctcctcctcgacggcggcgggcggcgcgtcCTCGGCCCGGGCGTGCGACGGCTGCAGCTGCTCCTCCTGCTCGGGCACCTTCCTCTCCACCGCCGGCTCCATGGCGCGCCCTCGTGCGGCGATTTGGTCGGCTGGGTGGGGGtgttcagagagagagagagacgaggAAGGGTCCGGGAGACGCGTGACGGGGGGGTGGGAGTGGGTTTGGGCCTTTTTGGTGCGGAGCTCTTCGATCGGGATGAACCGTGCCAGGGAGCGCTTCTATTTTCCTcttcttttttcattttttttaccATATACCATGGTAAACGATTTACTACGACCGATCGACTTGTAGAGCTTTTTTTCACCAGGCGCCTCGTCACGCGATGGAAATGAGCCAATCCAAAGACGACACGTGCTCTCGTGGTACAATCTTATCTCTTTCATTTCTCTCTCCCATCGTCTGTCTTTGTCTTTCACCTCTCGCGTGATGCATCTTTTTCCATCTTACACGAGATAGCTCCTCCGGTGTCGAGGCTTGCGTCCAACCTTCTCCCTATCGTGGTTAGCGGAGCCATTGCCCACATGTCCTTCCCGCTCCGCCGTGTCCACGGCTACGACCTAATGCAAAAAAAAAATCTATGATCTTGCAACCGGGAGCAATGGTACCCAGCTATTCGCCGGGGACTTCATCCAGGTGGCGCATCAGGCAATTGATTAGCTGGGAGTTGATTTGTCGGCCGAGAAAGTTGCCTTGGCCGAGAGCGGTCGGGGCCAAGATGAGGCATGGAAAGCCTTCCATGACCATGCCGAGCGCGCCCGGAAGGAAGACGAGGTCGCACATGAGAAAGCCGCCAAGGCTCTGGCGCAAGCCAGAAGATCCGGGGTGGCGCAGTTATGGACGCTCAGGGTATCCTAAGCGCGCCCGCTGTCGGAGCTAAGTCCGAcagatctcgggtaaggggtTCCGAGCTGGTGGTCTTGGCTAGATAGTAACATGAAGAATAGGGACgcggtgtttacccaggtttaggCCCTCTCGAAAAgataataccctactcctgctcttgtttatattttGTGGATGgagtacaaagtacacgtgatctacctcgagatcggaTGAATGAGTCTAAAAGTCTTGCCTCTACGGGCTAAACCCCTTAGCTTATATAGGGGTCAGGGGGTACCTAGGATTACACATGGTCGGTTGCATCAAGAGATAATCCTGTTGAATATTTGAATATGCCTTGAAGTGTATGCCAAGTCTTCGAAAGATTCCATCTTGAGTACGCTGAGGGTTATGTCAAAGTGCAACTAATctccgggtggttttggtaattcataacaacatatagctcattgaactaatgtctattcaagttaaatatttcagaaagttcaatgattggcatggcatggactagagatgtagacccctcaaaatgctaaggacaaatattggcaaaagctcaagactcttcatttctatttttagtgatccaagatcacattgagtacataggaaaagacaatactattaaaaggggatgaggtgttgcttaatgatcTACTTgatcaaaatgcttagtgatatgctccaaagccctcaaccactttatCAATTCCACATATGTCCAAAACCTAAAGTCAAACCCGTCCCCACTTATTTGATCTATCTGGCACCACCGAGTTcctttgacatagccactgccagaaaccctaatcagttcggtctcaccgatagggatttcggtctcactgagatgggattgcaaactctgtGTTTCCTTTCATAATGtttcggtcccaccaaaatgagccatcgatcccaccgagtcgcaatgcaaactctctgtttcccttcgtaacgtttcggtcttaccgaagtgagcgatcggtcccaccgagtttgcctgaccaactttCGATTTGCTCATTGcagaaatcggtcccaccgagttcatgtaatcagtcacaccgagataaggttttgccctaaccctagggcatcggtctcaccgagttgatcatctcggtcccatcgagaatcctaacgttcaaattttgaattgaatCAGTCTCACCGAGCTCACCTATTCGGTCTAACCGAGTcgggtcaaatgtgtgtaacggttagattttgtgtggaggctatatatacccctccaccccttctctattcaagagagagccataagaacgtgcctacactttcactactcattttttgagagagaaccatgtaagtgcatctagtgccacccctagttggttttggagtattgacgacaaatatagttgagggactaatgtgtttgtgagaattgcaggataacacaggtagaagtccctcattgattcggttttcctaccagatatgacccctaaaaatgtatgaagacattaaagtcaaaggtggtatatgaagatattcacattgaagactatgacaagagaagacatcgcatgaagcctatggagctcaaagacttagatctttcgtagttctttttgttcttctttgttgagtcataggaaccaccgtactgttaagtggggtccaagagaaccagtcagaatgactgaagtgatgcttaaccaaaacctatgtcttcgagtgaagactatgagagagaatcttgtccagagtcggacaagtcagctttgcttgtagcccaagtaaagttgtcgtgtgagtttgaaatctgaccgttggaacacgtgccagttccttagtgacccagggtcatttcggacaaatcaggtcgggttgcctagtggctataaatagcccaccccctacaaccaaaaacggttggctgctcagagtgagtatacggcttttgtcgtttgagagcaacccacctcgaagcttttgagagagaattccttgcgaggataaagccctaaccacccagagccaaagagaattaggcatcacttaagtcttcttgtctgtgtgatctgaagacttattacacttcaggactgtgaatcctccagccggttaggcgtcgcgttctgagcatccaagagacattgtgaattgccggtgaacgaagtctgtgaaggtttgggagtctaccttgaagacttaccagagtgattgggcgaggtctgtgtgaccttagctcaaggggaatacggtgaggactgggtgtcctgagctgcgtgttcaggactgtgtgtcctcaggtttaaatacctagccgccctaaccagacgtatagttgtcacagcaactggaactggtccaacacatcattgtcttcaacgagtcactggtttcatccttcccttctctttacgtattgttactccttgtgaagtcattgtataattgcactatcttttatcttcactgagtgactgcgtgttctgtttggcttcataatatcttcctatccgatccttactacattgctgctattagtcattgtgctttcactctattgaatacttgactatggcttgcctagtgtagtctaccttccgctgcatgggtaataggtttatttctatcgttagtcttcataacttccatgttttgaagattttcataaaatcgcctattcaccctccctctagtcgatataacgcactttcaattggtatcagagcaaggtactcccttgttctgtgtgattcggtttaaccatctggagttttagctatgtcgactgcagggataatcaaagtctccgctgcgtgccccgtcttcgatggaactgaatatccctactagaagaataagatgcgcatgcatcttgaagccattgacgtcgacctatggtatgtcgtcaagaacggcgttcccaaggctggagaaggtgtcactgctactgatgtcaagaatatcatctgtggtcatctgaccaaaggacagtatggccgcgtgagtgctttggaaacatctaagctagtctgggactggctctccaaggtcaacgaaggcgtctcaacccagagagattaGAGAATcggtgtccttcgcaacctcttcaaccgcttcaagagaagtgacaatgagaatgtccagctcacatttgatcgactcactgacatcacgaatgagcttcaagcccttggcgctactgagatcaccaagcatgaagtcgtcaagacactactgagatcacttgacagttcgtttgacaccctagccctgatgatccaagaacgtcctgatttcaagacactcgatccgtctgacatacttgagaggctcaacacacatgagtttcagctttctgagaaaagagatatctacggtccaaactatgggcgaactcgtgccttgaaggcaaaaactgtctcctcatctgaagaagaatctgacagcagttctgatgatcctgaagacattggaagggaacttgctatgcttgtgaagaagttccaaaaattcaccaagaagaaaggcttcagaaagtcttcccgatcaagctcaaggaatgatgaagcttctgctcatgactacaagaagaaaacatgtcacaagtgcaagaaacctggccacttcatctctgagtgtccgcagtgggacaatgagaacaaaaagaagaagaagagcaaggaatatgactctgacgacaagaagaagaagaaatactcaaagtcttcttccaagtcttcttcaaagtcttcatcacacaagaagagctcatctggcaaggcacgtgcgtttgttggcaaggaaatggattcagaggaggagtccgcttctgaggaggcggaggtggagtctgaggaggagtccgattctggcgtcgcaagtctggctacagcatatgttgccaagtccatcttcaacactgaagacaatgacttcatcaccgacaccgatgcaaatgacaaggactactccgctcctacctactgcttcatggcacgcggtgccaaggtaaacacacgcactactcactatcaaacatctagtgacgatgactctgattgcggttcaaaacccagctacaaaacacttgctaaaattgcaactgaacaacagaaagccatggaacatattcaaaaactgttagacaaaagcgatgatctgttaggcgctgaaatgactcgatctgagtccttaattgaagacataaaaaatcttcatgttaagtatgaggaacttgaaagtcgtcatgaaacgctctcaacaactcatgaaaatctttcctatgattatcttcaaaggaagcaagatcttgagaaattgagagcggctcatgaagatcttcaaaaggaaaatgagtcacttcacgccaaacagatcggttccgctcaggaaggatttgaaccaccatgtcttaagtgcattgagcgtgataatgctactactcttgctgaatgttctactgctgctactgtagcaatatcttcaactgttgatgtgggaactaacccctctgctgaggattccactgctattgctgatgagaatgctaggttgaagacattgcttgaaacagggatgtacaaaagtcttaaagggcatcagacactatgtgatgtcctcaaaaagcagatcttgaaccgaaacccgaggaaagagggtgttgggttcgtaaggaaaatgaatgctgatggctcttactggaaacctgagcagtaccccaaaaccacatgggttgctgcaaaggaatcttcagcagatctatccaatctatctgccttcacttgtgcaaaccccattgtcattgatgaatcctttgatgcaaactataaactgtttaagaatcagaatggtgaagtgtttgccaggtacattggtactaactgcaggaatggaccgcctatgaagaagatctgggttccgaaaaagtgtctggagaatcttcctgtgaatgtcatcatgacaccacacgtgaagaagacaaacctcagaccacaggcttcatacggtccaaaggcttcatacagacagaggactcacctgagtcgcactaacgcaaatattttgcagggaaaccatactcaggcctatgaatatgagcgcggttcatcaaaccgccatgttcataagaccaagaactattctgcttattcttatgagtactattgtccgcccgcaagactttttgctagggctccaaagccaaagttctcatatgctgcacttagacttattgcttctaagccacccttgaagatgtgggtggctaagaaagcttaactcttttttgcagggaaaggtctccagcagaaaaccaaaatcgtctgacgctattgctggggaccttaaacatcttgtagggtgcaagatcaaatgcccgaatggtcttactatgtacttcgttcctgaatcgtttgctactctccctatcagtcctaatctggatctaagctttcataacccactggttcgtcaaatgtttttgcttcacaattctcttcgtgaagcctatccccctaactgcactatagggtacgacaccagcatcttcagaatggattattgatagtgggtgtaccaaccacatgactggcaaaagaagccttcttatggactcaaccttacgtacatccgacaagagtcacatcacatttgctgacactggtaaaagtaaggtattgggtctaggtagagttgcgatctcaaaggatcaacacatggataaagtcatgcttgttgaatcccttggcttcaacttaatgtctgtctcaatgctttgccatttgaacatgatcgtaatatttggaaaatatcgctgccttgtactaatggaatttGACAAGTCTCTaatgtttgaagggtatcgggaagatgatttgtacgtggtagatttttcggcaggaccacagcttgccgtatgtcttctagcaaaggcttcagaatgttggctctggcatcggaggctagggcatgctggcatgaggaacctccacacccttgcaaagaagaagcatgtcataggcatcgagggcgtcaagttcaagaaagatcacttatgcggtgcctgtgaagcagggaagatgacgagggccaaacatccctcaaagacaatcatgacaaccactcgacccttcgaactgctccacatggatcttttcggtcccactcattactcaactcttactactactgcttgcctctatggctttgttattgttgatgattattctagatatacttgggtgcacataatcctctacaagactgaagtgcaggatgtcttcaaacgcttcgccaatcgagcaatgaacaactatggcgccaagataaagcacatcagaagtgacaatggcactgaattcaagaatactagccttgatacatatcttgataccttgggcatcacacatgaattctcagccccatacacgccacagcagaatggcgtcgtcgaacgcaagaacagaacactcattgagatggcccgaacaatgcttgatgaatacaatactccaagaaaattctggcctgaagccattgatactgcatgccatacaatcaatcatgtttatcttcacaagcttctgaacaagatatcttatgagctccttactggcaagaagccaaatgtcagttacttcagagtatttggtgccaggtgctggatcaaggatccacatcacacttcaaaatttgcaccaaaagcacatgagggttttatgcttggatatggaaaggattcgcactcctacagagtcttcaatctctttcattataaagtggttgaaacagtggatgtgcggtttgatgagactaacggttcacaaagagagcacctcccaaatatgctagatgaagttccatccagcgaatcaatcaagcttatgggaaccggagaaattatactctctgaagctcaacctgaagaggaacttatcatctccgcacctgatcaacctgaagacaatgcttagcctgaagacaatcccactaacaatgacaatgatcagcaagagcaaaaccctcgccctgtacatcctcgtgttgccaatgaagtgcaaattgagagaataattgacagcatcaatgcacccggtccgctcactcgatcaagggcaactcagctggcaaatttctgtgggcacttcgcattagtctcaataacagaacccaagaaagttgaagaagccttcatggaacctgaatggattcaagctatgcaagaagagcttcaacagtttgag encodes:
- the LOC125552210 gene encoding eukaryotic translation initiation factor NCBP, with protein sequence MEPAVERKVPEQEEQLQPSHARAEDAPPAAVEEEDEAEAEESERRSRELKAGLHPLRRKLVLWYTRRTPGTRSQSYEDNIKKIVDFSTVESFWVCYCHLARPSSLPSPTDLHLFKEGVRPLWEDPANRNGGKWIIRFKKAVSGRFWEDLVLVLVGDQLDYSDDVCGIVLSCRFNEDILSVWNRNASDHQAVMTLRDSIKRHLKLPHTYLMEYKPHDASLRDNSSYRNTWLRG